A genomic region of Dreissena polymorpha isolate Duluth1 chromosome 4, UMN_Dpol_1.0, whole genome shotgun sequence contains the following coding sequences:
- the LOC127878883 gene encoding uncharacterized protein LOC127878883 — MPRKRKRGSLTVKRKYHYITSEQPKEENHVASEPLVNIKATTDSSTQSESENVQFTSDHSYAIDEDSTYELDSFQETNNDKPEADVMECSSGLLEMEVETTTFSDFAVELKLQNFSSQFVVKELEQSIQMLQLYANDSLTAIKLSVEIKSYFTCSVYVHRKCIPRSHQIWTGLPQHINRVAYVLVL; from the coding sequence atgcctagaaaacgcaaaagaggatcccttacggtgaaacgcaagtaccactacataacatctgaacagccaaaggaagaaaaccatgttgccagtgaacccctggtgaacattaaagctacaacagattcttctacccagtcagaaagtgaaaatgtgcagttcacaagtgatcatagttatgctattgatgaagactccacatatgagcttgactccttccaggagacaaacaatgataagcctgaagctgatgtgatggaatgtagttcagggcttctagaaatggaggtggagacgacaaccttctcagactttgctgtggaacttaaactgcaaaatttttcatctcagttcgttgtaaaggaattagagcaatcaattcaaatgttacagttgtacgCAAATGACAGTCTGACAGCAATCAAGTTATCGGTTGAAATTAAGAGTTATTTTACGTGCTCTGTCTATGTGCATCGGAAATGCATTCCGAGATCTCACCAAATATGGACTGGACTGCCACAACATATCAATCGCGTTGcttatgttctggtgttatag